A genome region from Jeotgalibacillus aurantiacus includes the following:
- the ytvI gene encoding sporulation integral membrane protein YtvI, with the protein MNKFFTKKNLMTVFAVLFVLVLLYFILPVSVPLILALVTALILEPLVKMLEKRFKGNRQASVGIVFVLFLGILGMILYFSVTRLVGQAISFVENTPDYINELTEWWSNVQQNMSDRFARVPDDVIEQTNNEISNFLNDFRTSITNSINAESVTGLVTNIPDYLVSFLVFLIALFLIMIDLPRIQHSVYSHLKEQTAEKVRFMTARLSKVIFGFAKAQFLVSLLILAGALIGLFIIAPEVAIVMAIIIWIIDLIPIIGSIVILAPWAAFQLITGDVEQGTQLAILAIVLLVIRRTVEPKVMGSHIGLSPLATLIAMFIGLKLFGILGFIIGPLLLIIFNSAKEAGIIKLDFKI; encoded by the coding sequence TTGAATAAGTTTTTTACGAAGAAAAACTTGATGACAGTTTTTGCTGTTCTTTTTGTTCTCGTTCTGCTGTATTTCATCTTGCCGGTATCCGTTCCTTTAATACTTGCTCTCGTTACAGCGCTTATACTGGAACCTCTCGTCAAAATGCTGGAAAAGCGCTTCAAAGGGAATCGTCAGGCATCGGTTGGGATCGTCTTTGTATTATTCCTTGGTATTCTGGGAATGATTCTTTATTTTTCAGTAACAAGGCTTGTTGGTCAGGCAATCAGTTTTGTTGAAAATACACCGGATTACATTAATGAGCTGACTGAATGGTGGAGCAATGTCCAGCAAAATATGAGCGACCGGTTTGCAAGGGTTCCTGATGACGTAATTGAACAGACAAACAATGAAATCAGCAATTTTCTGAATGATTTCAGAACGAGTATAACCAATTCAATTAATGCGGAATCTGTAACCGGACTCGTAACGAATATCCCGGATTATCTCGTCAGCTTTTTAGTATTTCTAATAGCTTTATTCCTGATCATGATCGACCTGCCGAGGATCCAACACTCCGTATACAGTCATCTTAAAGAACAAACAGCTGAAAAAGTAAGGTTTATGACTGCCAGATTGTCAAAAGTCATTTTCGGATTTGCAAAAGCTCAATTCCTTGTCAGCTTGCTAATTCTTGCCGGTGCGTTAATCGGTTTGTTTATTATCGCTCCGGAAGTTGCAATCGTGATGGCCATTATCATCTGGATCATTGACCTTATTCCGATTATTGGTTCCATTGTCATCCTGGCACCTTGGGCTGCATTCCAGTTGATCACAGGAGATGTGGAACAGGGTACTCAGCTCGCTATTTTGGCAATTGTCCTTCTCGTCATCCGTAGAACAGTTGAACCAAAAGTGATGGGAAGTCATATCGGACTCTCTCCACTTGCGACTCTGATTGCGATGTTTATAGGATTAAAGCTATTTGGCATACTTGGCTTTATTATCGGACCACTTCTTTTAATCATTTTCAACTCTGCAAAAGAAGCAGGTATTATCAAGCTCGATTTCAAAATTTAA
- a CDS encoding DUF420 domain-containing protein, which translates to MTLPILPTLSTIFIVLSAVLVAIGWVLVRKRKIEAHKKTMFAAAIAALTFFIIYMSRTVFVGNTAFGGPDDIKIYYTVFLIFHIILATTGAVFGLVTIWLGYKDRIKKHRKIGPITSIIWFFTASTGVMVYLLLYVFYRGGETTSVIKAIIGG; encoded by the coding sequence ATGACGTTACCTATTTTACCAACGTTGAGTACAATCTTTATTGTTTTGAGCGCAGTATTAGTGGCAATCGGCTGGGTGCTGGTTCGAAAGCGCAAAATCGAAGCACATAAGAAGACGATGTTTGCTGCGGCGATTGCGGCTTTAACTTTTTTTATCATTTACATGAGCAGAACCGTGTTTGTCGGAAATACAGCTTTTGGTGGACCTGATGATATTAAGATTTATTACACAGTGTTTTTGATTTTCCATATCATCCTTGCTACAACAGGTGCAGTATTCGGTCTTGTGACGATCTGGCTTGGATATAAAGATCGCATTAAAAAGCATCGTAAAATCGGACCAATTACTTCAATTATCTGGTTTTTTACCGCTTCTACGGGCGTGATGGTTTACCTTTTGTTGTACGTATTTTACCGTGGTGGGGAAACAACTTCTGTTATTAAAGCAATTATTGGTGGATAA
- the ctaG gene encoding cytochrome c oxidase assembly factor CtaG has product MSISIFGFQALWSPYFFIALTLLTVLFFLAATKWRHKFKDSRPLTKKETILFLTAMITIYIIKGSPVDVWGHILFSVHMVQMGIFYLLVPPLLIAAIPNYMWKAFLNIAVLKQVFNFLTKPLVALIVFNGAFSFYHIPLIFDTIKVDMALHSVVTGSIFILAFCMWWPLVNTLEGEYKLSGLKKVGYIFADGILLTPACALIIFANSPMYETFFNGGAWLEAMALCVPAGTLQGLQSIGVTGPELFSNMPPLEDQQVGGVIMKIIQEIIYGYILAQVFFEWYRKEKSEEDALNASLYEARELRSE; this is encoded by the coding sequence ATGTCGATTAGCATATTTGGGTTCCAGGCGTTATGGAGTCCTTACTTTTTCATCGCATTAACTTTGTTAACAGTGCTTTTCTTTTTAGCTGCTACGAAGTGGCGTCACAAATTCAAGGATTCTCGTCCGTTAACAAAAAAGGAAACGATTTTGTTTCTGACTGCTATGATAACAATTTATATTATTAAAGGATCTCCGGTGGATGTCTGGGGGCATATTCTGTTTTCTGTTCATATGGTTCAGATGGGGATTTTTTATTTACTCGTCCCGCCATTATTAATTGCAGCTATTCCGAATTATATGTGGAAAGCGTTTTTAAACATTGCTGTTCTTAAACAGGTGTTTAATTTCCTTACAAAACCCTTAGTTGCATTGATTGTATTTAATGGAGCATTTTCTTTTTATCATATTCCATTGATTTTTGATACGATCAAAGTAGATATGGCTCTTCATTCAGTTGTAACAGGATCTATTTTCATTCTGGCGTTTTGTATGTGGTGGCCATTGGTTAACACGCTTGAAGGAGAATATAAGCTGAGCGGACTGAAAAAGGTTGGTTATATATTTGCAGACGGTATACTTTTGACACCGGCGTGTGCCCTCATTATTTTTGCCAATAGTCCGATGTATGAAACCTTCTTTAATGGCGGTGCGTGGCTTGAGGCAATGGCACTCTGTGTACCGGCTGGAACTTTACAGGGGCTTCAGTCAATCGGTGTAACCGGACCTGAACTGTTCAGTAATATGCCTCCTCTTGAAGATCAGCAGGTTGGCGGAGTCATTATGAAGATCATTCAGGAAATTATCTATGGTTACATTTTGGCTCAGGTATTCTTTGAGTGGTACCGGAAAGAAAAATCAGAAGAGGATGCGCTCAATGCGTCTCTTTATGAGGCTAGAGAGCTGCGAAGCGAATAA
- the ctaF gene encoding cytochrome c oxidase subunit IVB, with amino-acid sequence MAHESTSANPKVNYEYRRRKARDEMRMQVTSFATMIFMTFIAFIVVIADFDKYYAFPLLLLLAGAQVVLQLYYFMHMSHKGHGTAALFLYSGALIAFITVLTFLTIVWW; translated from the coding sequence ATGGCACATGAATCAACTTCAGCGAACCCTAAAGTAAACTACGAGTATAGAAGACGTAAAGCACGCGATGAGATGCGCATGCAGGTGACTTCATTCGCAACAATGATCTTTATGACGTTTATTGCGTTTATTGTTGTCATCGCGGATTTTGACAAGTATTATGCGTTTCCTTTATTGCTTCTGCTGGCAGGAGCACAGGTTGTTCTTCAGCTTTATTACTTTATGCACATGAGTCATAAAGGGCATGGAACAGCTGCATTGTTCTTATATTCCGGCGCGTTGATCGCCTTTATTACTGTTTTGACTTTCCTTACGATTGTCTGGTGGTAA
- a CDS encoding cytochrome (ubi)quinol oxidase subunit III yields MNQKFTSRTWPESPEKTTLEGKNKFLGFWLFLGGETVLFASLFATYLALKDSVPSSDHYLAADMFELPLVFIMTMLLLTSSLTSVYAMYHMKNHNYKKMQTWLLITVFLGAAFLGFEIYEFNHYVHEFHHTFTSSAFGSAFYTLVGFHGAHVVVGLGWFTLLLVRNAKRGLNLYNAPKFFVASLYWHFIDVVWVFIFTVVYLMGMVG; encoded by the coding sequence ATGAATCAGAAATTCACGTCCAGAACGTGGCCGGAATCTCCTGAAAAAACAACCCTTGAAGGTAAAAACAAATTTCTAGGTTTCTGGCTCTTCCTTGGTGGAGAGACTGTACTGTTTGCTTCTTTATTTGCAACGTATCTTGCGCTTAAAGACAGTGTTCCAAGCTCGGACCACTATCTTGCAGCAGATATGTTTGAACTGCCGCTTGTATTCATTATGACAATGCTTCTTTTAACATCGTCATTGACAAGCGTTTACGCAATGTATCATATGAAAAACCATAACTATAAGAAGATGCAGACATGGTTACTGATTACAGTATTCCTTGGTGCTGCCTTCCTTGGATTTGAGATTTATGAGTTTAATCATTATGTTCATGAATTTCATCACACATTTACCAGTAGTGCCTTTGGATCAGCGTTCTATACACTTGTAGGATTCCACGGAGCTCACGTTGTTGTGGGTCTCGGCTGGTTCACTCTGTTACTGGTACGTAATGCCAAGCGTGGTTTGAACCTTTACAACGCACCGAAGTTCTTTGTAGCTTCACTCTACTGGCACTTTATCGACGTTGTTTGGGTATTCATCTTCACGGTTGTATACTTAATGGGAATGGTGGGATAA
- the ctaD gene encoding cytochrome c oxidase subunit I, translating to MSTVAQKRGFLSVLWDYLTTVDHKKIAILYLISGGFFFLVGGLEAMFIRIQLAVPDNDFVSAGLYNELLTMHGTTMIFLAAMPLLFAFMNAVVPLQIGARDVAFPFLNSLGFWLFFFGGVFLNLSWFMGGAPDAGWTSYASLSIESPGHGIDFYVLGLQISGAGTLIAGINFLVTIINMRAPGMTYMRMPLFTWSTFVASALILFAFPPLTVGLFLMLFDRMFGANFFEVSMGGNTIIWEHLFWIFGHPEVYILILPAFGIFSDIISTFSKKRLFGYAAMVFATVLIGFLGFMVWAHHMFTTGLGPTANAIFAVATMAIAVPTGVKIFNWLLTMWGGSIRFTTPMLYAVAFIPSFVAGGVTGVMLASAAADYQYHDSYFVVAHFHYVIIGGVVLGLLAGTHFYWPKMFGTMLNETLGKVTFWLFLIGFHGTFFVQHFLGLMGMPRRIWKYLPGQGLDLFNMISTVGAFFMALGVLVLLYNIVITQIKNVRVGNDPWGDGRTLEWAIPSPPPYYNFKQLPLVRGLDPLWIEKMEGRTEMTPAEPLGDIHMPNNSFIPFVMSLGLFIAAFGAMYQIDWRESGGEEFVWSLPVLIIGMLITLGSMAVRSLKDDHGYHIHKEELMDDTDKGGKE from the coding sequence GTGAGTACCGTTGCACAAAAAAGAGGTTTTTTATCAGTCCTATGGGACTACCTCACAACGGTCGACCATAAGAAAATCGCGATTCTTTATCTGATTTCTGGCGGATTTTTCTTTCTGGTTGGCGGATTAGAAGCCATGTTTATCCGTATTCAGCTTGCTGTACCTGATAATGATTTTGTCAGCGCAGGGCTGTATAACGAATTACTTACGATGCATGGAACCACGATGATTTTCCTGGCAGCCATGCCTCTGCTCTTTGCATTTATGAATGCTGTTGTTCCACTTCAGATCGGAGCACGTGACGTTGCATTCCCATTCCTGAACTCGCTTGGTTTCTGGCTGTTCTTCTTCGGAGGAGTATTCCTTAACCTGTCATGGTTCATGGGGGGAGCACCTGATGCAGGTTGGACGTCCTATGCATCACTTTCTATTGAATCACCTGGACACGGGATTGATTTTTATGTACTGGGACTTCAGATTTCCGGTGCAGGTACGCTGATTGCTGGAATTAACTTCCTTGTAACCATCATCAACATGCGTGCACCAGGTATGACGTATATGCGTATGCCGCTGTTCACATGGTCAACATTTGTAGCATCTGCACTTATTCTTTTTGCATTCCCGCCACTAACGGTTGGACTGTTCCTGATGCTGTTTGACCGTATGTTTGGGGCGAATTTCTTTGAAGTATCAATGGGTGGTAATACGATTATCTGGGAGCACTTATTCTGGATATTCGGTCATCCGGAAGTATACATTCTGATTTTACCGGCATTCGGTATCTTTTCTGATATTATCTCTACATTTTCTAAAAAGCGCCTGTTCGGATACGCTGCGATGGTATTCGCAACGGTTCTTATCGGGTTCCTTGGATTCATGGTATGGGCTCACCACATGTTCACAACGGGTCTTGGGCCAACAGCTAACGCAATTTTCGCTGTTGCGACAATGGCGATTGCTGTACCGACCGGGGTTAAGATCTTTAACTGGCTGTTAACGATGTGGGGAGGAAGCATCCGTTTCACAACGCCAATGCTATATGCAGTTGCGTTTATTCCTTCATTCGTAGCAGGTGGGGTTACAGGGGTTATGCTTGCATCAGCTGCAGCTGACTACCAGTACCACGATTCCTACTTTGTAGTTGCTCACTTCCACTATGTAATCATTGGTGGGGTTGTACTTGGACTTCTTGCCGGAACGCATTTCTACTGGCCGAAAATGTTCGGTACGATGCTGAACGAAACGTTAGGTAAAGTTACATTCTGGTTATTCCTGATCGGTTTCCATGGAACGTTCTTTGTACAGCACTTCCTTGGTCTGATGGGGATGCCGCGTCGTATCTGGAAATACCTTCCTGGACAAGGTCTTGACCTGTTCAACATGATTTCAACCGTAGGTGCTTTCTTCATGGCACTTGGTGTCCTTGTACTTCTTTACAACATCGTCATTACACAAATTAAGAATGTACGTGTTGGAAACGATCCTTGGGGAGATGGACGTACTCTTGAGTGGGCAATTCCATCACCACCGCCTTATTACAACTTTAAGCAGCTTCCATTAGTCCGCGGACTTGATCCATTATGGATTGAAAAAATGGAAGGTCGTACTGAAATGACACCGGCTGAGCCGCTTGGTGATATTCACATGCCGAATAACTCGTTTATTCCATTCGTAATGTCACTTGGTCTGTTCATTGCTGCATTCGGAGCGATGTATCAGATTGACTGGCGTGAATCAGGTGGGGAAGAATTTGTATGGTCACTGCCAGTATTAATTATCGGTATGCTGATTACACTTGGATCAATGGCTGTGCGTTCATTGAAAGATGATCACGGTTACCATATCCATAAAGAAGAGTTAATGGATGACACGGATAAAGGGGGTAAGGAGTAA
- the coxB gene encoding cytochrome c oxidase subunit II: MKNGLKKWRFLPLVAALAFILSGCGEPFLSTLQPAGEVAQKQFNLMMLSVAIMVLVIIVVAIVYVIAITKFRRSKLGEDFIPKQVEGSHRLEVIWTVIPIILLLILAVPTVALTFELGDTQGMEVEDEEGNREALVVDVRANLYWWEFSYPDQGIVTGQELVVPTDENVYFNVIASDVKHSFWIPAVGGKIDTNVDNMNTFYLSFDGEKAQDADNLFYGKCAELCGPSHALMDFKVKTLSPDEFDQWVASMQEAGEQGDPTFDDETVARGYEVYQEQNCISCHAVNPTQGAGVAVAPNLTTFGERSYTAGILDNRESEEVRAENIKNWIRNSSELKPGNKMPVYNEDKLSNEDLDALTEYLMSLKVYSE, from the coding sequence ATGAAAAATGGACTGAAGAAATGGCGTTTCCTACCGCTTGTAGCGGCGTTAGCGTTTATCTTGTCCGGCTGTGGAGAGCCGTTCCTGTCAACACTTCAGCCTGCTGGTGAAGTGGCTCAGAAACAATTTAATCTGATGATGCTTAGTGTAGCAATTATGGTTCTTGTAATCATTGTTGTCGCAATTGTATATGTAATTGCCATTACTAAGTTCCGTCGCTCTAAGCTGGGCGAGGATTTTATTCCAAAACAGGTTGAGGGAAGTCACCGTCTGGAAGTCATCTGGACAGTTATTCCGATTATCCTTCTGCTGATTCTAGCAGTACCAACTGTTGCATTGACATTTGAACTCGGTGATACACAGGGTATGGAAGTTGAAGATGAAGAAGGCAACCGTGAAGCACTAGTTGTTGACGTGCGTGCAAACCTGTACTGGTGGGAGTTCTCCTACCCGGATCAGGGAATTGTAACAGGTCAGGAGCTTGTGGTACCTACAGATGAGAACGTTTATTTTAACGTGATTGCATCTGATGTAAAGCACTCATTCTGGATTCCTGCTGTAGGAGGAAAGATTGATACAAACGTTGATAATATGAATACGTTTTACTTAAGCTTTGATGGTGAGAAAGCACAGGACGCAGACAATCTGTTTTACGGTAAATGTGCTGAGCTTTGCGGTCCATCACATGCTCTTATGGACTTTAAGGTAAAAACGCTGAGTCCTGACGAGTTTGACCAGTGGGTTGCGTCTATGCAGGAAGCTGGAGAGCAAGGAGATCCTACTTTTGATGATGAAACAGTAGCGCGTGGATACGAAGTGTACCAGGAGCAGAATTGTATCTCCTGTCACGCTGTAAATCCGACTCAGGGTGCTGGAGTAGCAGTTGCACCTAACCTGACTACATTCGGTGAGCGTTCTTATACTGCCGGTATTCTTGATAACCGTGAGTCAGAAGAAGTAAGAGCTGAAAATATTAAAAACTGGATCCGTAATTCTTCTGAGCTGAAGCCTGGCAACAAAATGCCTGTCTACAATGAAGATAAGCTTTCAAATGAGGATCTTGATGCTTTAACTGAATACTTAATGAGCTTAAAAGTTTATAGTGAATAA
- the cyoE gene encoding heme o synthase gives MSNSRVVSAVKGADFSETTAWKDFLALIKIGIVNSNFITTFTGLWLALYFTETAFVSSIDVMLLTLIGSSLIVAGSCSINNYIDRDIDPLMERTKNRPTVTGRVAPSRALGLGIGFIILGEIMLFMTTAMAGLIGLAGVFAYVVLYTMWTKRKYVSNTIVGSVSGAVPPLIGWAAVDPGLGAMPLALFLIMFVWQPPHFYAIAMRRVEEYRAAGIPMLPVVKGFSRTKKSMLLWVVALFPLPFLLPSLGTIFIVLATVLNIGWLALALAGNKMKNDHKWATLMFVYSLNYLTILFTSMVLITFI, from the coding sequence GTGTCAAATAGTCGAGTTGTGTCGGCTGTAAAAGGGGCAGATTTTTCTGAAACAACTGCTTGGAAAGATTTCCTCGCTCTTATCAAAATTGGGATTGTGAATTCCAATTTTATTACCACATTTACAGGCCTATGGCTGGCATTGTATTTTACTGAAACTGCTTTTGTCAGTTCCATAGATGTTATGCTACTCACACTGATTGGTTCTTCTCTGATTGTTGCCGGGTCATGCAGCATTAACAACTACATAGACCGGGATATTGATCCTTTAATGGAACGGACAAAAAACCGTCCAACGGTAACAGGCCGTGTTGCACCTTCACGAGCGCTTGGACTTGGAATCGGATTCATCATTCTTGGTGAAATCATGCTGTTTATGACAACAGCCATGGCAGGTCTGATCGGTCTTGCTGGTGTGTTCGCCTATGTTGTGCTGTACACGATGTGGACTAAACGTAAATATGTGAGCAATACGATTGTAGGCAGTGTATCTGGTGCTGTGCCACCGTTAATCGGATGGGCCGCAGTTGACCCGGGTCTCGGGGCAATGCCGCTTGCACTGTTTTTAATTATGTTTGTATGGCAGCCGCCTCACTTTTATGCCATTGCGATGAGAAGAGTGGAGGAATACAGAGCGGCTGGAATTCCTATGCTTCCAGTTGTGAAAGGGTTTTCGAGAACAAAGAAATCGATGCTTTTATGGGTCGTTGCACTGTTCCCGCTGCCGTTTCTGCTGCCTTCGCTGGGCACCATTTTTATCGTGCTTGCAACAGTATTGAATATTGGCTGGCTGGCTCTGGCGTTAGCCGGAAATAAAATGAAAAATGATCATAAGTGGGCAACGCTCATGTTTGTTTACTCACTGAATTATTTAACCATTCTGTTTACCAGTATGGTGCTGATTACTTTCATTTAA
- a CDS encoding COX15/CtaA family protein has product MNLQSKWLKLLAVTTTVVMLMVLLGGALVTKTDSGQGCGQSFPLCHGQIIPDELPLETIIELAHRVVSAGAGFLVLALSIWSWRAIGHIRETNFLAILAFFFLMLQALLGAGAVVWGHSDIILAAHFGISLISFAAVLLLTLLIFEVDKKFDASTLVIDKRIRYHTVGLMVYIFGVVYSGAFVRHTEASLACPDWPFCVNDSWSSVSLNYLQWIQMGHRMAAALIFIWIAYVAYIVYKNYKHQKVMYYGWMIAFGLVTAQVITGALVVVTKLNLLLALTHALIISLLFGLLSYFLLLISRSKINIKKRS; this is encoded by the coding sequence CTGAATTTGCAATCTAAATGGCTGAAGCTTTTAGCCGTAACGACCACAGTTGTCATGCTGATGGTCCTGTTAGGCGGAGCACTTGTAACAAAAACAGATTCCGGACAGGGATGTGGTCAGTCCTTCCCACTCTGTCACGGGCAGATCATTCCTGACGAACTGCCCCTAGAAACCATCATCGAACTCGCTCACCGTGTTGTATCAGCAGGTGCAGGCTTTCTCGTCCTTGCTTTATCAATCTGGTCATGGCGTGCAATTGGACATATCAGGGAAACCAATTTCCTTGCTATACTGGCTTTCTTCTTCCTGATGCTGCAGGCTTTACTCGGTGCAGGAGCCGTTGTCTGGGGGCACTCAGATATCATCCTGGCTGCTCACTTCGGGATCTCCTTAATCTCTTTTGCAGCCGTATTACTTTTAACACTATTAATCTTTGAAGTAGACAAAAAATTTGATGCGTCTACTTTAGTCATTGACAAACGGATCCGATATCATACCGTCGGCCTGATGGTTTACATTTTCGGTGTGGTCTATTCAGGTGCATTCGTCCGCCATACAGAAGCAAGCCTTGCCTGCCCAGACTGGCCATTCTGCGTAAACGACAGCTGGTCCTCCGTTTCCCTGAACTACCTTCAGTGGATCCAGATGGGACACCGCATGGCTGCGGCACTAATTTTTATATGGATTGCTTACGTAGCTTATATTGTTTATAAAAACTATAAACATCAGAAGGTTATGTATTACGGATGGATGATCGCTTTCGGTCTCGTCACTGCACAGGTCATTACAGGCGCACTCGTTGTCGTAACAAAACTCAACCTGCTGCTCGCCCTTACCCACGCATTAATTATCTCTCTATTATTCGGTTTACTAAGCTACTTCCTGCTACTCATATCAAGAAGTAAAATAAACATCAAAAAAAGAAGCTGA